In the Salvia hispanica cultivar TCC Black 2014 unplaced genomic scaffold, UniMelb_Shisp_WGS_1.0 HiC_scaffold_58, whole genome shotgun sequence genome, GACTGAGAATGTCTTCAATGGAGAACTGACGCTGAAAGTTTAGGGAGAGAAGAAAGATTGTAGCGTGTAATCGTGGAAAAAAACCGTTGTGATCTTTAATAGAGATAATCAAGGAAATTACCATAACAAACTAATTTGTGTAtcccaattttgaccttttcgatttttttaatcattttaattaaataaaggcAACCTTATTTTGAGTCATTAGATCTTGAAATTGAATGACCGAGATTGAGAAGGATAATAGAACAAAAGATgtaaaaagaatatgaatacatccctatatatatatatatatttatttatttatttagttccttttaattaattagaaaatgacTTCTTAgtcaattaattagaaaatgacTTCTTAGTCAATTTTATACATAGCAGTTTTCGTGATTCTCGTGATGTGAACACGGTATAGTAAAAATGCCTACTCAATGACATGTTAACTAAATTTGATTATCATTAGTAGTACTCCATCAGTTAATAACTTTAAGCAAATCATAAcataatttgttggaattacaCATCAATAATGATTATGATATGTTCATTGGGCCACAGCAAATAATTTTCAAGGCCATTTAACACAGTGGACCGTCATGCATAGTGTAACAGTAAAGTGTAATCCATTTACAATTTTCACGCGGATGATGTGAAGTTCAAAACTCCTTTGTGGaatgaaaatcaaaaatatattacgTCACACCACACGACTTATTCTTATGCGccattcaatttttatgttcacttctttattctcttaatttatatatttattttaactatcatattttaaaattttaaataaacgACTAAAATTTCTAAAGTTACTCAAGTAAAAATAAACACCTATTGACTTTTGTTGTGTGCCCAAATCTATAAATTCATTGAATCTCAGTAAGGCCTAGAATCAAGTTGGGTTGATGATTAATTagtgatgaaaaaaataataaaacaaattaagacaaaacaaaaaattaaatgatttacAATAAAAGAgttgaaaagtcaaattattgaatttgaaaccCCACACACAgtaatttgaaacaaatctaGCTGGTTTCACAACTTTGACTACAAATACAAATTGTTCATGCACCAAAAAATGGAAACCTCTCCTTATAAATACATCCCAAGAATTAGGCTTTTAAATTCATCTGTTTTTGGTTGATCACACACATTTTTCTCTAATAACAAACTAAAACTTCACATAAACAAAGTAATATGGGTGATGAAATGCCAGTAGGCTTTAGGTTTTCCCCAACTGAGGAAGAACTGGTgtcttattttcttcaaataaagCTGAATGGTGGGCCCACACCCTCCATTGATAGGGTTATACCTCTCCTCCCCATCTATGACTATAGTCCATGGGATCTACCACGTTAGTTTATGTTAATTCTTTTTTGTTAATCTaacattttgattttgcatCTCAATTATTTGATAATCTTCTTAATGTTTGTTGTTAATGTGAAGCAGAATTTGCCGGGGAATTGTGTTGCGAGGGAGATAGAGAGGAATGGTTCTTCTTCACCCCGATGCAAGAAAGGGAAGCCCGCGGAGGAAGGCCTAATCGCCTCACAAACACTGGTTACTGGAAATCTACTGGCTCtcctgttgatatttttagcTCTCAAAATCTTCGAATTGGAAGGAGAAGGACCTTGGTTTTCTACACAGGCCGATCTCCCCACGGCACTAAAACTAGCTGGAAAATGAATGAGTATAAAATGTATGATCAGTCTCCTAATCCTCAGGTCTGTTTCTaggttttcttcttttttagggttttctaATTACTAGGGTTTTTAATTTGGGAATAGGGTTTATAATGCAATATTTGATCATTTGATGCACAGCTGAAGGAAGAACTCAGACTGTGCCGAATTTACACGGGATCCTATTTTCCGAGGGCGTATGGTAGACGGCCAGCAGCGGCGCACCACCACCATCACATAACTGATAACAATCAGCAGAATTcggaaatggaaaatgatCTCAATTTTGATATGGAAACCGAATTTGAACCTTTAACTAATTCGGAAATACGCATGTTGCATGACTTgtttaatatatgaaaaatttagtagtaatatgttcttgttaacaaaaaattagttGGTTGAGGATTGTTGTgcttattattaaaaatgacatttgATCATCAAGTGTCGTGCTTTGTATTAGTGAGAATTGTTTATTATCATGTGTTGGATTAATGATGTTTGGATTCATATCTGATTTTAGTAATTGTGAAGTGTCAgattataagttataaataaataaataagattttattgGCAAAAGGTGTTTAAAAAGACTTGAAATCTTATGGTTCATTTTTGTTTGGTCCGTCTTTAtccatcaattttattttttcacaagcATCTACAAAATTGAAGGCAAAACCGATATTTTTAGTACAAAAACGAGGATTAAAACCACAACTAATACGATTTCATGCCGTTTACAaagtctctatttttatgggacggatggaatattaaaagttaaacTTGCAGATAATTTCAAAAGcacaaattctaaaatttcatttaaaggATGATTAATTGGCTAAGCAAGAGACCAAATGAGCTTTTGAGCTCGGCCTTACTCATTTGAGTCTCAATAAATTACATTTAGcctcaatttaatttggaatgaaatattaattatgaataactTATCAggaaaactttaattaattatttctggtctttaaaagaagaagaagactacTCCCCTGATTGCGAAGACGAAGAGACGATGCCTcgaggaagaaaaaaattgaagcgCGCTTCGGTCCCCTTCAATGATTGATTAGaataaatttatcacttatgtgatttttttaaattatgttcaATTCTATTGATATTCACTTGTTTATGTTGTTCATATCAGTTTATTtaggatatatatataccaaatatataaaattaaaaatgaattaaactagaaaaaagaaaaaaaaaagacacgACTTAtcaatcataataataataataataataataataataataataataataataataacaataataagtcaaattaagatataataaaaaaattactaccagaatttaataaaaagttgTCAAGTCAATACCATTGAACCCATAGTTTTAAATACCAGCCATGGTTTTATGACGATGATTACCGCTAACCTAAATATGATCATATCTTTTGCTCAAATCCAGTAATTTAAACGTTTCTCTTTATTGACTTTTTATGAGGTTTGCTTGCAACTTTGATTTTCCACGGAAATGAAAAACTCTCgaataaatatattccatGAATTCTGCGTTTGATGCTCAGCAGAATTCAGCTATTGAAAATGAACTCGATTCCGATACAGCAATAAAAGCTGAACCAATATTGGATGATATATTTGATGATGTTGAAAATGTAGAAGAAATTGGACGAAGGAACCTCCATCAATGGAGGATCAAGATGAAGAAACTgtaaaaaattgggaaaaaatttCGATAGAGAGAGTGGAGGAGAAAAAGGGGACATTTTTATTATGGACTACATTTTGGTAAAGTTCTctacaaattacaataaatgCCTTTTATATAGGCTAGGAAAAAGGctaaggaaaaataaaatcaactaattacatttgtatttttatttttgacagATGATAATATTGCCTTACTTTTACTTGTGcaattttaaatcacatatttttttcaattaactaTCTCCCATAGTTAATATTCTAATAAGCATGAATGGATTTAAGCTTTTtccaaaattcaattaattagcTTGTTTTCAATAATAGTGTAGTTCgtaaacattaaataaataaattccaactgacTTGgcttatgaaaaataa is a window encoding:
- the LOC125199596 gene encoding NAC domain-containing protein 90-like, producing MGDEMPVGFRFSPTEEELVSYFLQIKLNGGPTPSIDRVIPLLPIYDYSPWDLPPEFAGELCCEGDREEWFFFTPMQEREARGGRPNRLTNTGYWKSTGSPVDIFSSQNLRIGRRRTLVFYTGRSPHGTKTSWKMNEYKMYDQSPNPQLKEELRLCRIYTGSYFPRAYGRRPAAAHHHHHITDNNQQNSEMENDLNFDMETEFEPLTNSEIRMLHDLFNI